In Neisseriaceae bacterium CLB008, one genomic interval encodes:
- a CDS encoding acyl-CoA synthetase, with protein MSSPFDQGLPKTTANYVALSPIDYLARSALVYGPKLAIVHGPIRQTWAQTFERCKRFASSLQNMGIGKNDTVATLLYNTPAMVEAHFSIPMSGAVLSTLNTRLDLQDLIYCLSHGEAKAILIDGEFAGHAQALRQALPQLKLIQVNDVEGPKNVAAFGDIDYEDCVKAGDPEFNWTMPTDEWDAIALNYTSGTTGKPKGVVYHHRGAALNAVSNILEWDMPKHPVYLWTLPMFHCNGWCFPWTIAARAGVNVCLRKFEPQHCLDLIRQEKITHYSAAPIVHSGFANASAAAKAGIEHTVKGMIAGAPPPEATLTSLEAMGFDITHVYGLTEVYGPASVCIEHPEWQDLSAAQRSELKARQGLRYHMQADLAVIDPLTMKKVPQDGHSVGELMFRGNICMKGYFKDEEATAASFAGGWFHTGDIGVWDADSYVKITDRSKDIIISGGENISSIELENVLYNHPDVLACAVVAAPDAKWGEVPFAFVETKDNATVTAEELNQFCREHLAGFKVPKAFEFGELPKTATNKIQKNELRKIAVEKHPA; from the coding sequence ATGTCGTCCCCCTTTGATCAAGGCCTGCCTAAAACCACGGCCAACTACGTGGCGCTTAGCCCCATCGACTATTTGGCCCGCAGCGCCCTCGTTTATGGCCCTAAGTTAGCCATTGTGCACGGCCCCATTCGTCAAACCTGGGCCCAAACGTTCGAGCGCTGTAAGCGCTTTGCCAGCAGCCTACAAAACATGGGCATCGGTAAAAACGACACCGTCGCCACTTTACTGTACAACACCCCCGCCATGGTCGAAGCCCACTTCAGCATCCCCATGAGCGGCGCCGTCCTCAGCACCTTAAACACGCGCCTAGACCTACAGGATTTAATCTATTGCCTCAGCCACGGTGAAGCCAAAGCCATTTTGATCGACGGTGAGTTCGCCGGCCATGCTCAAGCCTTACGCCAGGCCCTGCCGCAGCTCAAGCTGATTCAAGTAAACGATGTAGAAGGGCCTAAAAACGTGGCCGCCTTTGGCGACATTGACTATGAAGACTGCGTCAAAGCCGGTGATCCTGAATTTAACTGGACCATGCCCACCGATGAATGGGACGCCATCGCCCTGAACTACACCTCGGGCACCACGGGTAAGCCTAAAGGCGTCGTCTACCATCATCGCGGCGCCGCCCTGAATGCCGTGTCCAATATCTTGGAATGGGACATGCCCAAACACCCAGTGTATCTATGGACGCTGCCCATGTTTCACTGTAATGGCTGGTGCTTCCCTTGGACCATCGCCGCACGTGCAGGCGTCAACGTCTGCTTACGTAAATTTGAGCCCCAACACTGCCTCGATTTGATTCGTCAAGAAAAAATCACCCACTATTCAGCCGCGCCCATCGTCCACTCCGGCTTTGCCAACGCCAGCGCCGCCGCTAAGGCCGGCATTGAACACACGGTTAAAGGCATGATCGCCGGCGCACCGCCACCAGAAGCCACCCTCACCAGCCTTGAGGCCATGGGGTTTGACATCACCCACGTTTATGGCCTCACTGAAGTGTATGGACCGGCCTCAGTCTGTATTGAACATCCTGAGTGGCAAGACCTAAGCGCCGCCCAACGCTCAGAACTCAAAGCCCGACAAGGCCTCCGCTACCACATGCAGGCAGACCTCGCCGTCATCGATCCATTGACCATGAAAAAAGTCCCGCAAGACGGCCACAGCGTGGGGGAATTAATGTTCCGTGGCAATATTTGTATGAAAGGGTATTTTAAAGATGAAGAAGCCACCGCCGCTAGCTTTGCCGGCGGCTGGTTCCACACCGGCGACATCGGCGTTTGGGACGCCGACAGCTACGTTAAAATCACCGACCGCAGTAAAGACATCATCATCTCTGGCGGTGAAAACATCTCCAGCATCGAATTGGAAAACGTGTTGTACAACCATCCCGACGTTTTGGCCTGCGCCGTTGTGGCCGCACCGGATGCCAAGTGGGGCGAAGTGCCGTTTGCCTTTGTGGAAACCAAAGACAATGCCACCGTTACCGCCGAAGAGTTGAATCAGTTCTGCCGCGAGCATTTGGCCGGCTTTAAGGTGCCTAAAGCCTTTGAGTTTGGTGAGCTACCTAAAACCGCCACCAATAAAATTCAGAAAAATGAATTACGGAAGATTGCCGTTGAGAAACACCCGGCCTAG
- a CDS encoding VOC family protein — MPSPTPHIVAILLHVPDWASATDWYAQAFPQAERIRHQPDDWGHLQIGTVELAIVNADAKVACGPAGSVVYWSTDDIQAEIERLCGLGATLYRGPMNIGPQSWMCQVQDPWGNCIGLRQN, encoded by the coding sequence ATGCCCTCGCCCACACCCCACATCGTCGCCATTTTACTGCACGTCCCCGATTGGGCAAGCGCCACCGATTGGTATGCGCAGGCCTTCCCCCAAGCCGAGCGCATTCGCCATCAGCCCGACGACTGGGGCCACCTACAGATAGGCACGGTTGAACTGGCCATCGTCAACGCCGACGCCAAAGTCGCCTGCGGTCCAGCCGGCTCAGTGGTGTATTGGTCGACCGATGACATCCAGGCCGAAATTGAGCGCCTTTGCGGCCTGGGGGCCACGCTCTACCGCGGGCCCATGAACATTGGCCCACAGTCTTGGATGTGCCAAGTTCAAGACCCTTGGGGCAACTGCATCGGCCTACGACAAAACTGA
- a CDS encoding Smr/MutS family protein yields the protein MAKDFKDQLKAIPAPPAKPKPKPKPAPEPSFAQMVGAVTPLKGRNQYHHPKPKGGIRVRPQPMVELDEGAFFYVGDWVEDIPASHSKNGRGQQDLDKLLSGVYPIMGTLDLHGYTQLKAQQALNVFIHEIRQHGVCCRVVHGSGLGSHDFKPVLKATVRQWLKKHPDVLAFTEESSGNDGSVLVLLKKQRLNQDQYEV from the coding sequence ATGGCCAAAGATTTTAAAGACCAGCTAAAAGCCATTCCGGCCCCACCCGCCAAACCAAAGCCCAAGCCAAAACCAGCACCAGAGCCCAGTTTTGCGCAAATGGTCGGGGCGGTGACCCCGCTTAAGGGCCGCAATCAATATCACCACCCAAAACCTAAGGGCGGCATCCGCGTGCGCCCGCAACCTATGGTGGAGCTGGACGAAGGTGCGTTCTTTTACGTGGGCGACTGGGTGGAAGACATCCCCGCCTCACACAGTAAAAATGGTCGTGGCCAACAAGATTTAGACAAGCTACTCAGCGGCGTCTACCCCATCATGGGGACACTCGACCTACATGGCTACACGCAGCTAAAGGCTCAGCAGGCGCTGAACGTCTTCATCCATGAAATTCGTCAGCACGGCGTTTGCTGCCGCGTAGTCCACGGCAGCGGCTTAGGCTCCCACGACTTTAAACCTGTTCTCAAAGCCACCGTACGCCAATGGCTCAAAAAACACCCCGATGTCTTAGCCTTTACTGAAGAATCCAGCGGCAACGATGGCTCGGTTTTGGTTTTACTCAAAAAACAAAGGCTTAACCAAGATCAATATGAGGTTTGA
- a CDS encoding aldehyde dehydrogenase, which produces MSVWQERLKNLSIETRAFINGQYVAAADGKTFASINPATEEEIAQITECGEIEIDLAVKHARAAFESGVWADLAPRARATIMKKMAALMTKHADELALLETIDTGKPISDCQAVDIGGSIHTVEWYAEVIDKVGDEVAPLDPKYLGLVTRQAVGVVAAVVPWNFPLMMASWKYAPALAAGNSVILKPSEKSPLTAIRLAQIAKEAGIPDGVFQVLPGPGSVGKALSLHMDVDCVAFTGSTNVGKLIMGYGAQSNLKRVWLELGGKSPNIIFADCPDLKKAARSAAGGIYYNMGQVCTAGSRVLVQEDVKEAFLQHFKEAAKRYVTADPLDDKATMGPLVDSIQYQKVLDYVAKGKAQSTLIMGGESKKVDGKGYFLEPTAFETKPDDIVATEEIFGPVLSVITFKTQEEAVAIANNSQYGLGAALWTSNLSTAHKVARKLRAGTVWVNCYDEGGDMNLPFGGFKQSGNGRDKSIHALEKYTELKSTLIKL; this is translated from the coding sequence ATGAGTGTTTGGCAAGAACGTTTAAAAAACCTAAGCATTGAAACCCGCGCCTTCATCAACGGCCAATACGTAGCCGCTGCCGATGGCAAAACCTTTGCCAGCATTAACCCTGCGACCGAGGAAGAAATTGCCCAAATCACCGAATGCGGTGAAATCGAGATCGACCTAGCGGTTAAACACGCGCGCGCCGCCTTTGAGTCTGGCGTTTGGGCCGACTTAGCACCGCGGGCGCGTGCCACCATCATGAAAAAAATGGCGGCCTTAATGACGAAGCACGCCGATGAATTAGCCCTTTTGGAAACCATCGACACGGGCAAACCCATTTCTGATTGTCAGGCCGTCGACATTGGGGGCAGCATTCACACCGTAGAGTGGTATGCTGAAGTCATCGACAAAGTCGGCGATGAAGTCGCCCCGCTCGACCCTAAATACCTAGGCCTAGTAACCCGCCAAGCCGTCGGCGTGGTGGCGGCCGTCGTGCCATGGAACTTCCCTTTAATGATGGCCTCATGGAAATACGCGCCGGCCCTAGCCGCAGGCAACAGCGTCATCCTCAAACCGTCTGAAAAATCGCCCCTAACCGCGATTCGCTTGGCCCAAATCGCCAAAGAAGCCGGCATTCCTGACGGCGTGTTCCAAGTGTTGCCCGGCCCAGGTAGCGTCGGTAAAGCCCTGTCTTTACACATGGACGTAGACTGCGTGGCCTTTACCGGCTCCACCAACGTCGGCAAGCTCATCATGGGCTACGGCGCCCAGTCTAACCTGAAGCGCGTGTGGCTGGAGCTAGGCGGCAAGTCACCCAACATCATTTTCGCCGACTGCCCTGACCTCAAAAAAGCCGCCCGTTCAGCCGCCGGCGGCATCTATTACAATATGGGCCAGGTGTGTACCGCGGGCTCACGCGTTCTGGTGCAAGAAGACGTTAAAGAAGCCTTCCTACAGCACTTTAAAGAAGCCGCTAAGCGTTACGTAACCGCCGACCCATTAGATGACAAAGCCACCATGGGCCCATTAGTAGACAGTATTCAATACCAAAAAGTGTTGGACTATGTGGCCAAGGGTAAGGCGCAATCGACCTTAATTATGGGCGGGGAATCGAAGAAAGTAGACGGCAAAGGCTATTTCTTAGAGCCAACCGCCTTTGAAACCAAGCCGGACGATATTGTCGCCACCGAAGAGATTTTCGGCCCTGTTTTGAGCGTCATCACCTTCAAAACCCAAGAAGAAGCCGTGGCCATCGCCAACAACAGCCAATATGGCCTAGGCGCAGCACTTTGGACCAGTAACCTCAGCACCGCCCATAAAGTGGCGCGTAAGCTCAGAGCCGGTACGGTTTGGGTCAACTGCTACGACGAAGGTGGCGACATGAACCTTCCCTTTGGCGGCTTCAAACAGTCGGGCAATGGTCGCGACAAGTCGATTCATGCCCTAGAAAAATACACGGAACTGAAGAGCACCTTAATTAAACTCTAA
- a CDS encoding gamma-glutamyl-gamma-aminobutyrate hydrolase family protein, with amino-acid sequence MQKRPVIGIPCDVKPVGAMPFHCVGDKYIHAVQSTVGDVVLLPALGQQAVIERLLPLLDGVFLSGSLSNVAPEYYHGDPSRSGTLHDTLRDQTTLPLIRKIVSMGMPLLGVCRGFQEMNVAFGGTLHQHVQELPGMLDHREPESDSMATMYQDAHDVHFAADSWLQAWLGKDRTRVNSLHQQGIKDLAPGLMVEATAPDGLIEAVRVQEAVRFAYGVQWHPEWLFDEKEASVAIFQAFKTACEDYRQNKAE; translated from the coding sequence ATGCAAAAGCGACCAGTCATTGGCATTCCGTGCGACGTTAAGCCGGTAGGGGCCATGCCGTTTCATTGCGTGGGAGACAAATACATTCATGCGGTGCAAAGCACGGTGGGCGACGTGGTATTGCTGCCGGCTTTGGGCCAGCAAGCGGTGATTGAACGGCTATTGCCGCTTTTAGACGGCGTGTTTTTATCGGGCTCATTATCTAATGTGGCACCCGAATACTATCATGGTGATCCGAGCCGATCGGGCACCTTGCACGACACTTTGCGGGATCAAACGACGCTGCCGCTGATTCGGAAGATAGTGTCTATGGGCATGCCTCTTTTAGGCGTGTGCCGAGGTTTTCAGGAAATGAACGTCGCCTTTGGCGGCACGCTGCACCAGCACGTGCAAGAGCTGCCCGGCATGTTAGACCACCGTGAACCCGAGAGTGACAGCATGGCGACGATGTATCAAGACGCCCACGACGTGCATTTCGCGGCCGATAGCTGGCTACAGGCATGGTTGGGTAAAGACCGCACGCGGGTGAATTCCTTACATCAGCAGGGCATTAAGGATCTTGCGCCTGGCTTAATGGTTGAGGCAACGGCGCCTGATGGCTTAATTGAGGCGGTGCGGGTGCAAGAAGCGGTGCGGTTTGCCTATGGCGTGCAATGGCATCCTGAATGGCTGTTTGATGAGAAAGAAGCCTCGGTCGCGATTTTTCAGGCATTTAAAACAGCTTGTGAGGATTACCGTCAAAATAAAGCCGAATAA
- a CDS encoding glutamine synthetase family protein, whose protein sequence is MYQNIFDWLRDNRITEVECILPDITGVARGKIIPKDKFESEPEMRLPEAVLLQTVTGDFPDDSMLDLTDPDMELKPDAATLRYVPWSEDLTAQIIFDCYTPEGMPVDTAPRNVLKRVLALYDELGWEPVVAPEMEFYLVAPNPDPDIPLNPPIGRTGRAEFGRRSYAIDAVNEFDPLFEDIYDYCYAQNLEVDTLIHEIGQAQMEINFLHGNALELADQVFLFKRTVREAALRHNMYATFMAKPMEGEPGSAMHVHQSIIDKETGKNVFSNEDGSPSETFFHFIAGMQEYLPRSMPFFAPYVNSHRRLTPYSAAPTNVEWGYDNRTVGLRVPRSSANARRVENRLPGVDVNPYIALACSLACGYLGIRDKLQPTAPLDTNAYELPYQFPSTMEHSIEKLRKCEAIQEILGKRFVEMYIGVKEKEIAEYFRVISPWERKHLLLHV, encoded by the coding sequence ATGTACCAGAATATATTTGACTGGCTAAGAGACAATCGCATCACTGAAGTCGAGTGCATTTTGCCCGACATTACCGGTGTTGCCCGCGGTAAAATTATCCCCAAAGACAAGTTCGAATCAGAGCCTGAAATGCGTCTGCCAGAAGCCGTGCTGCTGCAGACCGTAACCGGTGACTTTCCCGACGACAGCATGCTGGACTTAACCGACCCTGATATGGAGTTAAAGCCCGATGCCGCGACCTTGCGCTATGTGCCTTGGTCGGAAGACTTAACCGCGCAAATCATTTTTGACTGCTACACCCCAGAGGGCATGCCGGTGGATACGGCGCCTCGGAACGTGTTAAAGCGTGTATTGGCCTTATACGATGAGTTGGGCTGGGAGCCTGTGGTAGCCCCCGAGATGGAGTTCTATCTGGTCGCACCGAATCCAGACCCTGACATTCCTTTGAATCCGCCGATTGGGCGTACAGGCCGTGCCGAATTTGGCCGGCGCTCTTACGCGATTGATGCGGTGAATGAATTTGACCCTTTATTTGAAGACATCTATGACTACTGTTATGCCCAGAATTTAGAAGTAGACACCTTGATTCATGAAATCGGTCAGGCCCAGATGGAAATTAACTTCTTGCATGGGAATGCTTTAGAGCTGGCCGACCAGGTGTTCTTATTTAAACGCACCGTACGCGAAGCGGCGTTACGCCACAATATGTACGCCACCTTTATGGCCAAGCCGATGGAAGGTGAGCCGGGCAGCGCCATGCACGTGCATCAAAGCATCATAGATAAAGAAACCGGTAAAAACGTGTTCAGTAATGAAGACGGTTCGCCTTCTGAAACCTTCTTCCACTTTATTGCGGGCATGCAAGAATATTTACCCCGTTCCATGCCGTTCTTTGCACCTTACGTGAACTCACACCGTCGTCTAACCCCGTATTCGGCTGCGCCGACCAATGTGGAATGGGGCTATGACAACCGCACCGTGGGCTTACGCGTGCCGCGCTCTAGTGCGAATGCGCGTCGAGTCGAAAACCGTTTGCCGGGCGTGGACGTGAATCCTTATATTGCCTTGGCCTGCTCTTTGGCCTGTGGTTATTTGGGCATCCGGGATAAATTACAGCCTACGGCACCGTTAGACACCAATGCTTATGAATTACCCTATCAATTCCCCAGCACCATGGAGCATTCGATTGAAAAATTGCGTAAGTGTGAAGCGATCCAAGAAATTTTAGGCAAGCGTTTTGTGGAGATGTACATCGGCGTGAAAGAGAAAGAGATCGCTGAATATTTCCGCGTGATCAGCCCTTGGGAACGCAAACACCTATTGCTACACGTTTAA